GTGAAGGCAGGAGCAAACGGGAGGAGCTCGGGCAGCTGGCTGGAGCCTCGGTGGACTTGGGCGGCGACGATGGAGGCGCTACTCGGGGACGAACGAGCAGGGGAGGGGAAAACTAGGAGGAGAGGAGGCTGGCTGGCTGTGGTTGGTGGATCGGGAGGAGATGGATCCAAGGAAGAGGATCGGTGGTGACTGGTTGGCTCGATGGATCCCGAGGGGGATTTGGTAGAGAGTGGCGGCGGGCAGGAGGATGGATGGGACATCTCCCTAGAAGTTAGGGTTTGTCCATATTTAGAtttggggtctttatatagggaaAGAAAGGGGTATTTTGGATCATCTGATTAAAATCGGACGGCTGAGAAAATATAGTTTAGGAAGTCCAAtgaagaaaacggtgatgttttatagatgtttggggatgatccgaatccaacggtaacaacaaaccgggtcgggtacgggacaactttcggacgcgcgggagaggatcgcgggctgacgagagaggttagttggtttgacaagagggaaccgaaaacacggttggtctcggaacggtcaacgaagacaaagggggaacgcggcaactacgaacgaatgcaagttttaaaaacaatgacgacaacgagtgccgatgcaatgtggatgatgcgatgatgaatgcaacaaacaataaaacacacgacggtcacgcaaaacatggcaggcgtctggagcgtcggtctcggagcgttacaatcatcatcaaaaacaaatggaacatccttttgtaaaagatttgtaagaggcctagaaattttagagaaggcTTTAATAAATCTCTTACAAAAACCAGCATGACCGAGGAAACTACGAATAACTTTAATATCtgtaggacatggcattttctcaattgcatcaactttagctttatccacctcaatacctcgttcaaaaattttatgccccaagacaataccttcattaaccataaagtggcacttctcccaattcaagacaagattagtttgctcacatctctgcaaaactcgatcaaggttgctcaaataatcatcaaaagaagttccataaatagaaaaatcatccatgaaaacctcaacaatcttttcacaaaattcatagaatatagcagtcatacatctttgaaaggtagcaggtgcattgcataaaccaaaaggcatacgtctataagcataagttccaaaagggcaagtaaatgtGGTTTTCTCTTGTTCAGGTTGTGAAACAGGTATTTCAGAAAGACCAGAATATCCATCCAgaaaacaaaagtgtgtgtgcttagataatctttccaACATTTAATcgataaaaggcaaagggtaatgatcatTTCTAGtttctttatttaattttctaaactcaattaccattctatagccagtacaaattcttttttttttgactggtaactgtaggggaaacccccacagcatatcaaaactttattgagaaAATATATACAGTACAGGTATAAAACAATGGGAGATTACAAGAGATAATCAAAGAATCTAGGGGAAGAAGTAGAAAAACAGGGTAGAAGGTACATATAAAAGTCCTCAAGGTGGCAGGAATGAAATCCAGCGTAGAAGATCATCTTTGTAGGCAGCTTTCACTCTATATTGCATTAAGCTGATGTCATGTATAAAAGCAGACCTCTACTTATTAAATCTAGCCCTCTCATGCCTGAAGACCTTAGCATTCCTGATGATCCAGATATTCCAGCAAGCAATGAACACCACTTCAGTGAAGAAGGGCTTCCTAAAACTCCTTCTAGCATTAAGGACCAAATGAGCCATGGAGACACCAGAAGACCAATCAATTTGCAGATAGTTCCAAATTCTGACACTAAAGTTGCAATTGAAAAACAAATGGTCTCTTGTCTCCCTAGTCTGCAAAGGGCACAGGACACAGCTCACTCCATCCTCCAAGTGCCAATGCCTCCTCTCCACcatgtccttggtgttcaacctgtCCATAATAAGCATCCAAGCAAAAACTTTGATTTTCATTGTACAAGAGGACTTCCAGATCCAAGCTGTCAAAGGGTTGAAAGATGCAGAGACAAAAGTATGTGTGTAAAACAGCTTTGGTGAGTATCCCTTGGCAGTTCCCTTCCAAAACCAAATATCCTTGGACCCAGGTGCTCTAATGAGGCCACCCAACATAGACTGAAGAATAGCCAGTTCATCAAAAGCCTGGCTGGACAAAGGAAGGTGGAAATGCTGGAAAATGTCCTGGGAGCCCAAGAATTCCATAGCAGTAACCCAGGGGTCCTTGACATAAGAGTAAAGCCTGGGAAATCTGAGCTGAAGGCTAGACACCTGACCATCAAACTGCAAGTTATCTGACCACATGAGGGCAGTGTTCCCTGCATAAATCTGAACCCAAGCACACTCCCTAAAATGATGCATGACCTTGCAAATATCCTTCCACCAGAATGATCCACAATCAGAAGTTCCCTGACGGACCCTATTATGGTAGTAAGTATCCCAAATTAAAGAAACCCAAGGAAGATCCTTTCTATTAAGGAAATTATTGGCATGTTTGATCAAAAGTGCAACATTTTGGGAACCAAGGTTGAGGATGCCAAGACCTCCCCTGTTTTTTGGCCTGCAAATAAGGTCCCAAGCAGCTAGGGAGGGTGCAGGCTAACCCCTATTCCTCCTCCAGAGACATTGCCTCTGGATTCTTTCCAATTGTTTAAGGATTCCAGCTAGGACAGCCAAACTGCACAAGAAGAAGATGGGCATAGATGACAAAGCAGAATTAAGGAACTGCAGCCTTTCCCCCTGATTCAGAAAAGATGAACTAGCTGTCATTCTCCTCTCCATGCAATCAACCAGGGGCATAAAATCCAGCATTTTAGGCCTTGTAGTTCCCACTGGCAACCCAAGGTAGgtaaaaggcattttcccaatcTGGCATCCAAAAGCAGAATCTAATTCATCCATGACAGCAGTGTCCACATTGATGGGAATAATAAAGGATTTATGATAGTTCACATCCAGACCAGTGGACTCAGAGAAGATCTTGAGCATATCCTTTAGAGCTAAAAGCTGATCCTTGTCAGCAGGCAAGATAATAAGGGTATCATCCGCATACTGAACTACAGGGTAATCCTGATCATGGCAAGGAATAGGTAACTGGAGAATGCCCCTTCTGAACATGTCATTAATTACAGTCTGCAGAAGATCAGCAGCTAGGACAAACAAGAGAGGAGAGACTGGATCACCCTGTCTGACACCCTTTTTGCACCTGAACTTCCTACCAGGGACACCATTAAGCAGAACAGAGGAGGTACCTGTGGAGAGAAGCTGCTTCATCCAAAGGATCCACTACTCATTAAAGCCCTTATGTCTCAGAATTTGCACAATGGCCTGATGCTCGAGGgagtcaaaagccttttcaaaatccaacTTTAGAATCACAATAGGCTTCTTGGACTGATGACACTGGTGCAAATACTCAAAGGTCCACCCAATACAATCCTGAATTGTTCTACTTTTTATGAAACCATATTGGTTCTTGTGAACACACTGCATAATCACCTCTTGAAACCTATTGGCTGCCATCTTAGACAGAAACTTAAGACCCATTCCTGTTAAAGatatacactactggaatcagctaatttgccatctgccagctctttgccgtctgctagctgacgacaaagcagctctttgccatcagctacgcataagcagacggcaaagaaaaggctgacggcaaagaagctctttgccatttgccagctctttgccgtctgccagctgacggcaaagaatctttgctgtccgctggcggacggcaaagagtgtggtggcccccaccccccgctcatttgaaaaaatgttaacggcccacctctttgccgtccgctagcagacggcaaagaggcaaaaaggcggacggcaaaggctggcggacggcaaagagggcacttgactaacggcaagtgccccccccccccccgcccgttactcacttcgtcctcgcgcgcccttctcctccgaccccgccgccacagccgccgcccgccgcccccgtcgccccccgccgccccgtcggcccgccgccccggctccccgccaccccaccgccccgtcgccccccgccccggccccccgccgccccgcgccccatcGCCGACCCggcccaccgccgccccggcccccgccgcctcctccaccgccccgccccggccccccgcggcccggcccccccgccgccccgcctcctccaccgccccgccccggccccccgccggccgggccccccgccggccgggcccccgccgccccggccccccgtcgccggcccctccccgacccgtcagcgccccccacagtgagcccctcccattttttttctatttttttgtttttttctgtttagataaggttttttagtttatgttttttcagtttagaattaattagtttaggttatttagtttaattagtttaaatagtttagttttaattagtttaggtttttagtttaggttaagtagaagggggaagaagaagaagaagaagaagaagaagaagaagaagaagaggaggaggaggaggaggagaaagaagaagaagaagaagaagaagaagaagaagaagaagaagaagaagaagaagaagaagaagaggaggaggaggaggaggaggaggaggaggaggaggaggaggagaaagaagaagaagaagaagaagaagaagaagaagaagaagaagaagaagaagaagaagaagaagaagaagaagaagaagaagaagaagaagaagaagaagaagaagaagaggaggaggaggaggaggaggagaagaagaggaggaggaggaggaggaggaggaggaggagaagaagaggaggaggaggaggagggggaggagaaagaagaagaacaagaagaagaagaagaagaagaagaggaggaggaggaggaggaggaggaggaggaggagaaagaagaagaagaagaagacgggggatgagaagaagtagaagaatgagaagaagtagaagtagtagaagaatgagaagaccccctgaccccctgaccccccaaccccgacaccacaccccgacacccgaccccgactccaccccgacacccgaccccctaacccctgaccccgacacgacaccccgaccccccgaccccctaaccccctgaccccgacacgacagcccgaccccccgaccccgaaacagcaccccgaccccgacacggcaccccgacaccgacacggcaccccgacaccgacacgacaccccgacccccgacacgacacccccgacaccccgaccccgagaccccgaccccgaccccgaccccgagaccccgaccccgaccccgaccccgacaccccgaccccgagcttgacccgacaccccgaccccgacaccaacacggcaccccgaccccgacccgacaccccgaccgcgagaccccgaccccgacacggcaccccgagaccgacacgacaccccgacccccgacacctcccgaaaaggtgttctttggccttccagaagccgacggggtcatatatttgtgaattattagttaggtcatatatctttcgattttgttatgaaaaacatcatatataattgtgttgatcgggtagttttaaatgtgcagttgtttcatcgctgcgaggtttggtgttcgacgacctcgccgtgcgtttgacgagctctgccccttcgttcgtgggtgagcacaaatgacatgtcctcctcccccattaattatttgatctattccgatgaaacttcatagctagatatatatgtgtcttgaatcatcagtatgcgtaaccaatatgtgtctcccattcgaaagcgtcatagttataaatatgcatgcatttgcatatttataaccttgattctttcgaattgtccaacactatccatggacagcccgagtatgtttagattgggttcgttttcccatattctttgctccggatccgacgcataaatttcgtcagtgcctcccctgttgttctccgggtacacatcctctctgtttattgcagagacgtgtatcaggagaacagcggggaggtgctgccgaaattttgcgtaggatccggggcatagcatgggaaaatgaacccaatctaaacatactcgggtgggattaggacctatcattacctattagagtgtaggttgcatggacgtaataaaattgacaaagtagatcaactgatgaatacatacatggtgaattatatatatatatatatatatatatatatttgttgtgtgtctagtagctctgaaagtcaagatgagtgatcgtgcgtggatgtacaccggtcacactggtcagaacaaatggagcactgaatggttcacaaaaaccaaggggtttgtgcgagccgcatttgcaaatggccagaggaaaacctggtgcccctgtttacggtgcggcaattgggaaaagaggacagaggctgaaatgggcaaacacctgcagaagagtggttttacgcccgattatacggtgtggacatttcatggtgagtttgcccaacgtgaccgagctgaggtggatcgtcgtcgcaccgacgagcatggtaccgggatggaaaacatggtgcaagactttgatgatgctcgggattcggacgaggagatggaggaatctgcaaaggccttcaatgaaatgttggagtcttcaaaacgtccgctccatgagcacactgagctttgtcagttggatgccatctcacaagtaatggctctgaaggctcagttcaacttgggcagagaatggtacgatgcaatgatgacagtatttggacgctttctacccaaaggccatgtaatgcctgcaaacctgtaccagtcggacaaaatcctccgtgcactgaagatgccctatgataaaaTACaagcctgtgagaaaggatgtgtcttgtttaggcttgactatgcggacttgaactattgtcccatttgcaagtcttccaggtatgttgtggtagacaacggtatgggtgagaagacacagaccaaaatccccgttagtgttcttcggtatatgccaattgtaccaagacttcaacgtcttttcatggtcgaagagacggccagacagatgacatggcacaaaacgggcaaaagaaccgaactagatgcagatgggaatctgatgattgtacacacatcggatggtgttgcgtggaaaaagtttgatgaattacatggtgacaaagcggcagatccgaggcatcctcgagtcggcatcagcatggatgggttcagtgtgtttggtatgacggcagcccaatacagttgttcgcccgtatttgtctttccactcaatctcccccccggacagattatgcaaagaaagaacattttcctgacgttgataattccagggcccaactatccggggaaaaatatgaatgtgtacatgcaaccgcttaaggacgaattgcaagaagcctgggataatgggttcaagacatacgatgcctatagcaaacggaacttcataatgcgtgtctggtacatgtactcgacgcatgacttgccggcgtatgcgctattcgttggctggtgtgtgcatggaaggttcccgtgccccacatgcaagggagctcttgagtttcgttggcttcaggccggtcgcaagttttcttgcttcgacatgcatagacagttcctgaatcctcgccataagttcaggaaagacaagaagaacttcatcagaggtagagttgtcaaaaactctgcaccacatgcattgacaggccaacagaccctggatcagttaaacgctctcgagccagatccagagcgtccagggtacttcaaggggtataattctaagcacgcctggactcacaaaacatgcttatgggatctgccttacttcaaagacctcctttgcccacacaacatcgacgtgatgcacactgagaagaatatcgccgaggcactttttggtacattgttcggcatagatgggaagtcaaaggataatactaaggctagagtcgatctggaggcgctatgtgataggccgttacaaaacatgaaagaaccaaaaggaaagcagaactggacgaagccaaaggcatggttcaatcttggaaggccagctatgagggaaattatcttgtgggtgaaaatgcagttgatgttccccgatgggtatgcagcgaatctacagaggggagccagtcttgataaattgaagatatttggtctcaagagtcatgattggcacatatggattgagcgggtaatgccggtgatgttgcgtggcttcatccctgaggatgaatggctagtactggcagaactcagctatttcttccgtgttcttagtgcgaaagaactatcgcctggcgtgctagaagaaatggaagagttggcgccggagttgatctgcaagttagagaagatctttccaccgggcttctttaatccaatgcaacatttgattttgcatctaccgaccgaggcaagattgggggggcccgtgcaaaatcgttggtgctacccaactgagaggatgcagaagacgcttcgacaaaaatgtaaaaataaacgtagaattgaagcatcgatggctgaggcattcatcactgaggaggcggcaaacttcgtgacagcacactacgaagccaaaaatcgtcatttgcataatccgaagcctcggtacaatgctgacgaccctaaaaagggtggatccaacctcagccttttcaaagggaatctcgcaccagccagtgtttcaaatccagtatctttggataacgaacaat
The Aegilops tauschii subsp. strangulata cultivar AL8/78 chromosome 3, Aet v6.0, whole genome shotgun sequence genome window above contains:
- the LOC141043019 gene encoding uncharacterized protein, with the translated sequence MKQLLSTGTSSVLLNGVPGRKFRCKKGVRQGDPVSPLLFVLAADLLQTVINDMFRRGILQLPIPCHDQDYPVVQYADDTLIILPADKDQLLALKDMLKIFSESTGLDVNYHKSFIIPINVDTAVMDELDSAFGCQIGKMPFTYLGLPVGTTRPKMLDFMPLVDCMERRMTASSSFLNQGERLQFLNSALSSMPIFFLCSLAVLAGILKQLERIQRVRQGTSDCGSFWWKDICKVMHHFRECAWVQIYAGNTALMWSDNLQFDGQVSSLQLRFPRLYSYVKDPWVTAMEFLGSQDIFQHFHLPLSSQAFDELAILQSMLGGLIRAPGSKDIWFWKGTAKGYSPKLFYTHTFVSASFNPLTAWIWKSSCTMKIKVFAWMLIMDRLNTKDMVERRHWHLEDGVSCVLCPLQTRETRDHLFFNCNFSVRIWNYLQIDWSSGVSMAHLVLNARRSFRKPFFTEVVFIACWNIWIIRNAKVFRHERARFNK